In Exiguobacterium acetylicum, the genomic stretch CTTCATCGATGCTGAACGCTGGGTTGAAGACGTGGGTGATCCCGATTTCTCCTTCATATCCCGCTTCCTTGAACGCTTCGACTGCGCGAGCGTGAGCGACGAAGACGTTGTGCGTCGTTTGGAAGTACGCTTTTGCATCGCCTGTGATGCCGGGTGGGTGTGCGCCCGTCAAGTAGCCGAGCGAACAGAAGATGACCGTCTCGTTGAAAGTGATCCAGTTGCGGACACGATCGCCGAACGCTTCGAAACAAGTCTTCGCAAAACGCACAAAGGCATCTGCTGTTTCAGGACTACGCCAGCCGCCTTGTTCTTCAAGGACTTGTGGTAAATCCCAGTGATAGAGTGTCACGAACGGGACGATCCCGTGCTTGAGGCACTCATCGATCACGTTGTTATAGAACTCAAGTCCTTTTTCGTTCACTTCGCCTGTGCCGTTCGGGAAGATGCGTGGCCATGAGATCGAGAAGCGATACGATTCAAGACCCATCTCGGCCATCAGACCGATATCTTCTTTGTAACGGTGGTAATGATCGATTGCGACATCCCCGTTCGTCGCTTCAAACGTCTTTCCAGGAATCTTCGAGAAGACATCCCAGTTCGAGACGCCTTTTCCGTCTACGTTCCAAGCACCCTCTACTTGATAAGAAGCAGAAGCAGCGCCGAATAGAAAATCTTTTGGCATTTTCATCGTCTTCACCTCTTATTTGTTTGCGAGTTTGATTGCTTGGTCGAGTACTTTCGTTCCGTTCATCATGCCGTAATCGATCGTGTTGATGACATCGATCGGTACACCTTTTGGTTCACAGATTTGTTTCCCTTTCGAAAGAAGGTATTTCACCTGTGGTCCGAGGAGAGCGACGTCAAGCTCGTTGACGTATGTTTCCATCTCTGATTCCGGGTATGCTGCAATGTCTGCTTCTAAGCCGCGCTCCGAGGCAACCGCTTTCATTTTTTCTACTAACATACTCGTCGACATACCTGCCGCACAAAAGAGTCCGATTTTCATCATTATTGATCCATTCCCTTCAATTGGTTGATTTCGTTTTGCATGTTCATCATATATCCGAGCATTTCCTTGACGAGGATCGTGTTCATGAGGTGATCCTGCGCGTGTACCATCAGGACGCCTACGGTTGCTGTCTTGCCTTGTGCTTCGAGTGTGACGAACTTCGTTTGAATGCTGTGGGCATCCTTGAGTGTCGCGTCACCTTCTGCAACAGCCGCTTGTGCCTCTTCGACTTTACCTTCTTGCATCAGTAACATCGCTTGGTGGTAGCTTGCTTTGGCGTCGCCCGACAAGGCGATCAATCCAAAAATATCTTCCGGGGTAATTTCAATCGTTTCAGAAGTCATGCTGTCTCTCCTTTGTTGTATGGATAACTTAAATTCATAGGTACAAATTCCACAGTTCGATAATAGCATGCGCTTTCATAACGTGTAAACCCTTTCTTTTTAAAAAATTTAAATAAAAAAACACACGAAATTCGCTTCGTGTGTTTCCTTCTTATTTAATATTCGAGACCTTCAGCATCTTCACGTGGCGAAAATGATGCGTCGCCCGCGAGACGTCGAAGATTTTCCCATTCGTCAAATAGACCGTGTTGTCGACGAGTAAGGATGGATCGTTCTCTTTTAATCCAAGCAACTCGGCGTCACTGCTATTCAAATAATCCGCATAGATGACGCGATCCGCAAATCCGATCGATAGATTTTGATCGTTGCGTAAATACGTATAGATCGATTTTTGAACGATGTTCTCATCGAGATACATGACGAGATTTTTTCGGAAATAGGACGCTTCGATCGAGAACGGGTGATCATCGACGAGACGCAGTCGTTTGACGTAATAGACCGGTGTACCGACCGGACATTTCATGCGTTCCGCGACCTCTTCGTCTGCCTTCGTCTGTTCGAAAGCGAGAACGCGCGTCTCGACCTTCCGTCCACTGAAGTCGCTCGTCAATCCTTGTAGCTTTTCGAGATTGACGTAATCACTCTTATAATGATCGCGGACGAAGACACCGCTCCCTTGTACTTGGTAAACGTATCCTTTATTGACGAGAATCTCGATCGCCTTCCGGATCGTATTTCGGCTGACATCGAATTTTTGGGCGTATTCGTCTTCCGTCAACAGTTTGTTCGTATGTTGATAGACGTGCTCATTGATCTCGATCTCGATTTGTTCAGCGACATGTTTATACTTCGGTATCAATGATATTCCCCCCTCTATCTAAAATTTGTAGGAATGAATCCGCTACCATTATAGCAGATATGTATTTTGACGATAGGAATAAATGAAAATAAACCCGTCTCCTTGAAGAAGACAGGTTTATTTGGATACGACTTACTCTCCGAGTGATGCTTGGATGAAGTCATGGAAGAGCGCTTGTGGGCGTTCCGGACGTGAGATCAATTCTGGGTGGAATTGACACGCGACGAACCATTTGTGTTCTGGAATTTCAATGATCTCAACGAGACGACCGTCTGGGCTCGTACCTGAGAAGACCATGCCGTTTGCTTCGAACTGCTCACGGAACTCGTTACCGAACTCATAACGGTGACGGTGACGTTCATAGACGAGCTCGCTTGAGTACGCGGCACGTGCTTTCGTTCCGTCTTCGAGTTTACATGGGTAAAGTCCGA encodes the following:
- a CDS encoding PTS sugar transporter subunit IIB — protein: MMKIGLFCAAGMSTSMLVEKMKAVASERGLEADIAAYPESEMETYVNELDVALLGPQVKYLLSKGKQICEPKGVPIDVINTIDYGMMNGTKVLDQAIKLANK
- a CDS encoding PTS lactose/cellobiose transporter subunit IIA; its protein translation is MTSETIEITPEDIFGLIALSGDAKASYHQAMLLMQEGKVEEAQAAVAEGDATLKDAHSIQTKFVTLEAQGKTATVGVLMVHAQDHLMNTILVKEMLGYMMNMQNEINQLKGMDQ
- a CDS encoding GntR family transcriptional regulator, coding for MIPKYKHVAEQIEIEINEHVYQHTNKLLTEDEYAQKFDVSRNTIRKAIEILVNKGYVYQVQGSGVFVRDHYKSDYVNLEKLQGLTSDFSGRKVETRVLAFEQTKADEEVAERMKCPVGTPVYYVKRLRLVDDHPFSIEASYFRKNLVMYLDENIVQKSIYTYLRNDQNLSIGFADRVIYADYLNSSDAELLGLKENDPSLLVDNTVYLTNGKIFDVSRATHHFRHVKMLKVSNIK